A region from the Nocardioides coralli genome encodes:
- a CDS encoding helix-turn-helix transcriptional regulator, which produces MTSLDWGVRPRGLAQVAHYPPGSSYGPRPLRDFELVWVLRGSARWTVTDSHGGARELDLRPGSLALARPGMVDVYRWDDLRPSAHAFVHFEVDHATAADPETWPLTRPFAGHAPLEALCRYLLDLASIGAAQRTRSDQIVELVLDLFVSGPLPRALSPVRVSPVVVPALRHVRSVWEAEGVRAVSVAELAHAASTSSGHFSRSFSQTFGCGPVSALELVRLGRAAMALQRSNLSIAEIARLHGFADPYHFSKRFASVYLSPPGRFRRREDGDDGTLAPLADRGLIGLWGMLVGDREP; this is translated from the coding sequence ATGACATCTCTCGACTGGGGCGTGCGCCCACGAGGGTTGGCCCAGGTGGCTCACTACCCGCCGGGTTCCAGCTACGGCCCTCGGCCGTTGCGGGACTTCGAGCTCGTGTGGGTCCTGCGGGGGTCGGCCCGGTGGACCGTGACCGACTCCCACGGCGGGGCTCGAGAGCTCGACCTGCGACCGGGCTCGCTGGCACTCGCCCGTCCGGGAATGGTGGACGTCTACCGCTGGGACGACCTGCGACCATCCGCTCACGCCTTCGTGCACTTCGAGGTCGACCACGCGACCGCCGCTGATCCCGAGACGTGGCCGCTGACGCGGCCATTCGCTGGCCACGCCCCGTTGGAGGCGCTGTGCCGGTACCTCCTCGACCTTGCCTCGATCGGCGCTGCGCAGCGGACCCGGAGCGATCAGATCGTCGAGCTGGTGCTCGACCTCTTCGTCTCCGGCCCCCTCCCCCGCGCCCTGTCACCGGTGCGTGTCTCCCCGGTCGTCGTCCCGGCCCTCCGCCATGTCCGCAGCGTGTGGGAGGCCGAGGGGGTTCGAGCTGTCAGCGTCGCTGAGCTGGCCCACGCGGCCAGCACCTCGTCCGGACACTTCTCACGATCGTTCAGCCAGACGTTCGGATGTGGGCCGGTCTCAGCACTCGAGCTGGTCCGGCTGGGCCGTGCCGCCATGGCGCTCCAGCGCAGCAACCTCTCCATCGCCGAGATCGCGCGACTCCACGGGTTCGCGGACCCGTATCACTTCTCGAAGCGGTTCGCGTCGGTCTACCTCTCGCCTCCCGGCCGCTTCCGACGGCGCGAGGACGGTGACGACGGCACCCTGGCGCCCTTGGCCGACAGGGGTCTCATCGGCCTCTGGGGGATGTTGGTGGGCGACCGCGAGCCCTAG
- a CDS encoding phytanoyl-CoA dioxygenase family protein, whose product MTTPSLTRRPVLHHEVTDELIAQIREDGYGVLLDAISPAEVSSLREEAVRLCSGELAEIAGGPAPRPGESADELMRRFLCIHYPHKVSDVALRALMAPRVVDVLTRVIGPNVKAMQSMLFIKSEGKPGQPWHQDEYFIPTRDRSLTAAWIALDDATVENGCLWVLPGSHRRGILYPDREQDDDRFDCSIEAYDFPYRDEDAVPVEVPAGAAVIFNGYLLHRSLENSGKHGYRRALANHYMSAESLLPWRDLPEGVHVGKHDFRDVVLVAGEDPYAYKGTPDLSRPLSRPDKNGGCDR is encoded by the coding sequence GTGACCACGCCCAGTCTCACGCGCCGGCCGGTCCTGCACCACGAGGTCACCGACGAGCTGATCGCCCAGATCCGCGAGGACGGCTACGGGGTGCTGCTCGACGCCATCTCGCCCGCGGAGGTGTCCTCCCTCCGGGAGGAGGCGGTGCGGCTCTGCAGCGGAGAGCTCGCCGAGATCGCCGGAGGCCCTGCCCCACGACCTGGGGAGTCGGCCGACGAGCTCATGCGGCGCTTCCTGTGCATCCACTATCCCCACAAGGTGTCGGACGTGGCCCTCCGTGCCCTCATGGCCCCCCGGGTCGTGGACGTGCTCACCCGGGTCATCGGACCCAACGTCAAGGCGATGCAGTCGATGCTCTTCATCAAGTCCGAGGGCAAGCCCGGACAACCGTGGCACCAGGACGAGTACTTCATCCCCACGCGCGACAGATCCCTCACGGCGGCCTGGATCGCGCTCGACGACGCGACCGTGGAGAACGGGTGCCTCTGGGTCCTCCCCGGCTCTCACCGTCGGGGGATCCTCTACCCCGACCGGGAGCAGGACGACGATCGGTTCGACTGCTCCATCGAGGCCTACGACTTCCCTTACCGAGATGAGGATGCCGTGCCCGTGGAGGTGCCCGCGGGAGCGGCCGTCATCTTCAACGGCTACCTGCTCCACCGGTCACTGGAGAACTCCGGGAAGCACGGCTACCGGCGTGCCCTGGCCAACCACTACATGAGCGCCGAGTCGTTGCTCCCGTGGCGGGACCTTCCGGAAGGCGTCCACGTCGGCAAGCACGACTTCCGTGACGTCGTGCTCGTAGCCGGCGAGGACCCCTATGCCTACAAGGGAACCCCGGACCTCTCGCGTCCACTCTCCCGCCCGGACAAGAACGGCGGCTGCGACCGCTGA
- a CDS encoding DUF202 domain-containing protein, translating into MPHNGLQNERTALAWQRTALALLVAAAVTARLTYDRLGPAAVIVSAAGVTACCWVFWHGRARYRQRNAPGTDSPLRGGRSALALTVAVVAVACLELLGLADPW; encoded by the coding sequence GTGCCGCACAACGGGCTGCAGAACGAACGCACCGCCCTGGCGTGGCAGCGCACCGCGCTGGCGCTGTTGGTGGCGGCCGCGGTCACGGCCCGGTTGACCTACGACCGGCTGGGACCTGCCGCTGTCATCGTCTCGGCCGCGGGCGTGACGGCGTGCTGCTGGGTCTTCTGGCACGGACGGGCGCGGTACCGGCAGCGGAACGCTCCCGGCACGGACAGCCCGCTCCGAGGCGGCCGCTCCGCGCTCGCGCTGACCGTAGCGGTCGTCGCCGTCGCCTGCCTGGAGCTGCTCGGCCTGGCCGACCCGTGGTGA